The DNA window ACGCACGTCGTCGACCTGCGCGGGGCGATCATCTGCGAGCTGATCACCGCGCCGCAGCGCAGAGAGCTGCTCGCCAGGCTCGGACCCGACCCGTTGCGCAAGAACGCCGACCCGGACCTGGCGTACGCGCGCATCAAGAAGTCGAAGCTGTCGATCGCCGCGCTGCTGATGGAGCAGAAGGTGCTGGCGGGCGTGGGGAACGTCTATCGCGCCGAGATCCTGTTCCGCCACCAGGTGGACCCGATGCTCCCGGGTCGCCAGGTCGACCGCGCGCTCTGGGACGAGCTGTGGGCCGACCTGGTGACGCTGATGCGCCGGGGCGTACGCGTCGGCCGCATCGACACCGTCCGCCCGGAGCACCTGCCGCGGGCGATGGGCCGGGCCGCCCGCAAGGACCGCCACGGCGGCGAGGTGTACGTCTACCGCCGCGCGGAGGAGCCGTGCCACGTCTGCGGCACGGTCGTCTCGAAGACGATCCTCGCCGGCCGCAACCTCTACTGGTGCCCCACCTGCCAGAAGGGCTGACCGGCGGCCGCCGGACCTACTCGACGGTGACGCTCTTCGCCAGGTTGCGCGGCTGGTCGACGTCGTTGCCGCGGGCGGCAGCGATCTCGCAGGCGAGCACCTGCAGCGGCACCACCGTGACGAGCGGCGCCAGCACGGTGGGCGTCCGCGGCACGCGGATCAGGTGGTCCGCGTACGGCTCGACCGCGACGTCACCCTCCTCCGCGATCACGATCGTCCGGGCACCGCGCGCACGCACTTCCTGGATGTTCGAGACGACCTTGTCGTGCATCACGCCGCGCCCCGCGGGCGACGGAACGACGCACACGACCGGCGTGCCCTTGTCGATCAGCGCGATCGGCCCGTGCTTCAGCTCGCCGGCGGCGAAGCCCTCGGCGTGCATGTACGCGAGCTCCTTGAGCTTCAGCGCACCTTCCAAAGCCACCGGGAAGCCCACGTGCCGGCCGATGAACAGCACCGAACGGGAGTCCGCGATCTGTCGCGCGAGCTCGCGTACCGGCTCCATCGTCTCCAGCACCTGCTCGACCTTGCCCGGCATCGCCTGCAGCTGCGCGACGACGGCCGCGACCTCGTCGGCGTACTTGATGCCGCGAACGTGCGCGAGGTGCAGACCGACCAGGTAGCAGGCGGCGAGCTGGGTCAGGAACGCCTTCGTCGACGCGACCGCGATCTCCGGACCAGCGTGGGTGTAGAGCACGGCGTCGGACTCGCGCGGGATCGTCGATCCGTTCGCGTTGCAGATCGCGAGCACGCGCGCCTTCTGCTCCTTCGCGTGCCGGATCGCCATCAACGTGTCCATCGTCTCGCCGGACTGCGAGATCGCGATGATCAGCGTGGAACGGTCGAGCACCGGGTCGCGATAGCGGAACTCACTCGCCAGCTCGACCTCGCAGGGGAGCCGCGTCCAGTGCTCGATCGCGTACTTCGCGACCATGCCGGCGTGGTACGACGTGCCACACGCGACGATGAACACCTTGTCGACGTCGCGCAGGTCCTGGTCGGTGAGGCGCACCTCGTCCAGAACGATGTCGCCCGCCTCGGTGAGCCGGCCGAGCAACGTGTCGGCGACCGCCTGCGGCTGCTCGGCGATCTCCTTCAGCATGAAGTAGTCGTGGCCGCCCTTCTCTGCGGCAGACACGTCCCAGTCGACCGTGTAGTCCTTGGTCTCGGCGAGTTCGCCGTGGAAGTCAGTGACGACGATCTCGTCGGCGGTGATCGAGACGACCTGGTCCTGGCCGAGCTCGATCGCCTCGCGCGTGTGGGCGATGAACGCCGCGACGTCGGAGGCGAGGAAGTTCTGTCCCTGGCCGCGGCCCACGACGAGCGGGGAGTTGCGGCGGGCGGCGACGATGAGGTCAGGCTGGGTGGCGTCGACCGCGACGAGCGTGAACGCGCCGTGCAGCTGGCGGCAGACGTCGCGCATGGCGGCGGCGAGGTCGCCGTTCGCGCGCTCGGTCGCGTCCTCGAGCAGGTGCGCGACGACCTCGGTGTCGGTCTCGGAGGCGAGCTTGTGCCCGTCGGCCTCGAGCTGGGCGCGCAGGGTGGCGAAGTTCTCGATGATCCCGTTGTGGACCACCGCGATCCGGCCCTCGCAGTCGAGGTGCGGGTGCGCGTTCGGGTCCGTCGGCGCTCCGTGCGTGGCCCATCTGGTGTGGCCCATTGCCGTACTGGACGCCGGCAGCGGCTCCTCGTCGAGGGCCTGCACCAGGTTCGCCAGCTTGCCGGCGCGTTTGCGCAGCTGGATGCCGTCCTGGTCGGGAACGGCCACGCCCGCGCTGTCGTACCCGCGGTACTCCAGGCGGCGAAGGCCCTCGATCACGACGCCGACCGCTTCCGCGGGGCCGACGTATCCGACGATTCCACACATGCGAGCCAGCGTAAGGCCTGCCGAGTTTCGTCGTGGCGGTTGGGGATAATTGGCGCCGGCTTCCGGGACTGTGGTAGGCGAGCCGTAGGTTTGGGGTATGCAACGACTTCGGGAGGCCGCTGCGACGCCGTACGTCGAGCTCGATCGGGAGGCGTGGGCGAAGCTCGCCGAGCAGACCCCCATGCCGCTCACGGCGACGGAGGTCGAGCGGCTGCGGGGACTCGGCGACGAGATCGACCTGGACGAGGTACGTCAGGTCTATCTGCCGCTCACCCGGCTGCTCAACCTGTACGTACGGGCCACCGGGCAGCTGCATCGGGCGACGAATACGTTCCTCGGCGGCGAACGCGGCCGGCCGGACGACGCGATGACCACGCGG is part of the Tenggerimyces flavus genome and encodes:
- a CDS encoding Fpg/Nei family DNA glycosylase → MPEGHTLHRLAREHKKLFVRRPVRVSSPQGRFTASAALVDGRVLQRAEAYGKHLFHHYGPDAIVHVHLGLIGEFSSLPLPELPPVGQVRMRMVGETHVVDLRGAIICELITAPQRRELLARLGPDPLRKNADPDLAYARIKKSKLSIAALLMEQKVLAGVGNVYRAEILFRHQVDPMLPGRQVDRALWDELWADLVTLMRRGVRVGRIDTVRPEHLPRAMGRAARKDRHGGEVYVYRRAEEPCHVCGTVVSKTILAGRNLYWCPTCQKG
- the glmS gene encoding glutamine--fructose-6-phosphate transaminase (isomerizing) yields the protein MCGIVGYVGPAEAVGVVIEGLRRLEYRGYDSAGVAVPDQDGIQLRKRAGKLANLVQALDEEPLPASSTAMGHTRWATHGAPTDPNAHPHLDCEGRIAVVHNGIIENFATLRAQLEADGHKLASETDTEVVAHLLEDATERANGDLAAAMRDVCRQLHGAFTLVAVDATQPDLIVAARRNSPLVVGRGQGQNFLASDVAAFIAHTREAIELGQDQVVSITADEIVVTDFHGELAETKDYTVDWDVSAAEKGGHDYFMLKEIAEQPQAVADTLLGRLTEAGDIVLDEVRLTDQDLRDVDKVFIVACGTSYHAGMVAKYAIEHWTRLPCEVELASEFRYRDPVLDRSTLIIAISQSGETMDTLMAIRHAKEQKARVLAICNANGSTIPRESDAVLYTHAGPEIAVASTKAFLTQLAACYLVGLHLAHVRGIKYADEVAAVVAQLQAMPGKVEQVLETMEPVRELARQIADSRSVLFIGRHVGFPVALEGALKLKELAYMHAEGFAAGELKHGPIALIDKGTPVVCVVPSPAGRGVMHDKVVSNIQEVRARGARTIVIAEEGDVAVEPYADHLIRVPRTPTVLAPLVTVVPLQVLACEIAAARGNDVDQPRNLAKSVTVE